The Bombina bombina isolate aBomBom1 chromosome 9, aBomBom1.pri, whole genome shotgun sequence sequence ttgtggacaagaccatacagccatttcacaggacaggttccactcagaacttgcctacaatcaagcatggtggtgggagtgtaatggtctgggcctgcatgagtgctactggcactggggagctacagttcattgagggaaccataaatgccaacatactgacatactgaagcagagcatgatcccctcccttcgaagactgggctgcagggcagtattccaacatgattacgaccctaaatacacctccaagatgactactgccttgctaaagaagctgagggtaaaggtgatggactgaccaagcatgtgtccagacctaaaccctattgagcatctgtggggcatccttaaacggaaggtgggggagcacaagttctctaacatccaccagctccatgatgtcgtcatggaagagtggaagatgactccagtggcaacctgtgtagCTCTGGTGAACACCATGCCCAAAAGGaataaggcagtgcttgaaaataatagtggccacacaaaatattgtcactttggggccaatttggacatttttgttgccaacggtttagacattaatatatacacaaaggaagaatggtataaaggataccagactacccaaagtatgcacttgcagcactctaggtctgaactaaagattgggattccgtaacaggatattaaaatataacttttattggtattaaagttaaaaaaccaaaatttgtttggttgatacacacacgattaaaatttgctccagtgcttgaatcagtataatgagtttcacattagatcactattcatgataattcggcctgaataaattcactagttatagtgatctaaatagttcagtAAATCAACTAGCTAGTGGTTACCATCAGAGTAttcatctgaatagtagagcttatatataaattctggtcaaggttGTGTACTCTCAGCTATATAGGCTCCTGCTATCCTCATTCAATATAATGGATGATAGCAGAGTAAAGATTATTAATGATGATTATCCacaaataggggtactggtgagttaaatattcacaaaaacgagggtttgatcaattgtaacctgggttataattttaacctgtatattggtataaatagtaatgtgtgcgtgcttggtgctactgtggttttcaaaatttcattaggtatatattcctaaaatTTGGAGTACAGTTATAGTCACAATAcgcctagttctgtgtagcccagacctccgatctggccactttggttcactaaagttattaaatagttagacccTGATTAGTCCATATAGCAATggctggtttagacattaatggctgtgtgttgagttattttgaggggacagcaaatgtacactgttatacaggctgtacactcactactttacattgtagcaaagtgtcatttcttcagtgttgtcacatgaaaagatataataaaaatttataaaaaaatgtaagaggtgtactcacttttgtgggatactgtatatactgtagccctcagtttactccgggttaggttccagaacagaaggaatggttgtaaattaaaaacctttgtaaattgaaaaCCCAGTTTATTAtgtagttaggttccaggcccctttcaaaattgtcataaataacacctagtacattatttttaaagctttgaaatgaagactttaaatgctaaacagcattataaacctaaaaaataatcacacaacagattgtatcatcatcaaactaagtttagtgaacaaaaacatttgctaaacagcacctaatcaaataatcacacaatagattgtatcatcatcaaactaagtttaatgaacaaaaacatttttttacttctaCATTgggtctgcagctaagggaagtggttgctagatcgtgttcctttgaaagctgctccatTACtaaggtctggttatacactgattcatttcagcctgcttgtgttgcatatctttgctgcaacacaagcggacagctccacctactggctattttaatcaatgtactgcttctcaattcttttcaatagcagtcaatgcttttcaatagcagtcacatgactgcaaAAAGGGCGTTATTCAGAAACAgcacaaattgaaccgtcgtaaaccgaaggccaccttgtatatatatattatttttttttttattttttttttgacattcatatgtatgtatctctataccatttgcagcccttttttttcacctgagacctcatatctttgagcccttataactttttagtgcaattttttatttaatcatttttatcagacagtgatattataagtgtaactatacttataactgtattttttatgtgttttgtacaacttttttgccTCacataacagtttaccagagctctgaagtcacactaacctAACCCACGTTGaatttaattgcactcaagcgaacgcgtttactttcaatttgcaatatGTGCACTATGTCTGTCCCGCACAAAGACCTGCAAAATGCCCTTTATCACTCACCTGCTAcacttagcgtgccacttgtaatctagccatatatatgttaagctagctcccagtagtgcattgctgctccttcaacaaaggatactaaaagaatgaagcacattttatgatagaagtaaattgaaaaattgtttaaatttatatcTTCCATTTAAACTGtagaagaaaaatttggggttccatgcccctttaaacatGTGTCAATTTTTTACtatgaggttgatcacaatcctttaacaAAACGCATCAAATGATTTATCTCCAAAAATAGCCATAGACTTTAATTGAGAAATTAATagataaataatacaacttttctAAAGGCTTCTCATCAACCCCAGTGGTTAAACTGCAAATGTGGTTGTATGGAATAAACCTTAATATTCTCTGCTGTGAAACAACATAATATGTCATTCtttaagcaaaacgtttgtcacaaaTAAATCTATTGACACACAGATATTTTCACACCAGGTTCCTTTGTTTTGCAGACACTATGCTAATCCCACAGAATGGAAGCCGCGTCTGTGCTACTTATCTCATTATCTCTGGTCTCCACCATAACTGTGAGAATGGGCGGCCGCTGGtttttgttttgtctgtttttTATCTTCAGGCCATCATGGCCAATTTCCTAATAATTCTCTTGGGGTGTTCTTATCCTCACTTGCACAAGCCCATGTTTTTCTTTCTTATCAATCTGTCCTTGAGTGACATGTGCTTTAGTTCTGTCACTCTTCCCTGGGCCATCTCTTCTCTTGTCACACAGAACAGGAGTATTTCTCTCGCAGCTTGTGTGCTTCAGATGTACGGCTTTCTGGCCTTCACAAGCACTGAATTTCTTCTGCTCTCCGCTATGGCGTATGACCGATACGTAGCCATTTGTTACCCTTTGCATTACTCAGTATCCATGAACCACAGAGTTTGTCTCCTGTTAGCCATTTTCTCATGGTTATTAGGGTTCGCTGACACTTTCCCACATGCCTGGTTCGCCTTTGTAGCTTGTTACTGTGACTCAAATAAACTTAACCATTTCTTCTGTGATTTAACTGCTCTCCTGAAACTCTCTTGCACTGGAACCAGCCTTATAGAGATGATCACATATATAGAAGGTATCTTCTTAGGATTTGGTCCCTTCTTTTTAACATTGACCTCCTACATATTTATCATAAACACAATCTTTAAGATCCAGTCCTCAGATGGAAGGTCAAAGGCGTTCTCCACCTGCTCCTCCCACCTCATTGTAGTAATGTTATTTTACGGTACAACTTTGAGCATTTACATGCGACCAACGTCTGTGTTTTCAATGGAAGCCAACAAAAGAGTTACCCTTGCGTATGCACTCACCATTCCTCTCCTAAACCCGATCATATATAGCTTAAGAAATAATGAACTTAAAGGAGCTCTAAAGAAATTCTTCCAGGCAAATATATCTAAAGGCAGAGGAATTGTTAGATTATAATATTTGAGAAATGCGAAAAGTTGACCACAAAATTAAATCTCAAAAGTGAAAGGGGAGGTGGACGGGGTCACTTCTTATTgctaatattatttgtatttaaatcCCACGTCTCTTTCTGGTAACAATGTCCTTATGATGATTGTAAAAAGGCACTATCCCTTAATTCAGTGCATTGAACAACGTTGAGGTTTGGGGTGTAATAATACTAAATAGTGGTACAAAGCAGCTCCCTAGAAATGACACTAATGAGATGACTCTGTGCCTACACAGATGTATCCTAAACACGTGGGCAGGGCTTTTATGCTCTTGAGACTAAAGTATTATAAAGGGATGGTAAAAAGAAAAgtatttaattatgtatagtaaaaaaagATATCAACAGCCCTACAATGCAGCTTTAGTACTGATTTTTTCCAACttttgctgtaattttcctctgaaaattatattttttcattttcctcAGAGTGCCTCCTAAAACTTCAGGACtgttacatgctacacagtgattgtttgatctaTACAGCAACTCATTTATATTTCCCTTTAATTGCCCAttagggaaaaaaaacacacacagagaaCAATAGCAACAACAAGAATACAACCATACAAACTATAATTACATAATGACAGTTGCAAATGGTTTTaataaaaccaaacaaacacttatgcctagattacgagttttgcggtaacaggggtgcagtgctaatgagcagttttctctcaccgctcacttacctgcagcgctggtattccaAGTTTTTATAaagccggcgttaaaagacaaaaagtgagcgtagagcaacattttgctccaaatctcacttcaataccagcgctgcttaagtcagcggtgagctggtgtaacatgctcgtgcacgatttccccataggaatcaacggggagagcaggctgaaaaaaagtctaacacctgcaaaaaagcagcgtaaaactgagtaacgcagccccattgattcctattgagaaataaaatttatgtttacacctaacaccctaacatgaacccccaagtctaaacacccctaatcttacacttattaacccctaatctgccacccccgacatcgccgccacctacattatacttattaacccctaatctgctgcccccaacatcgccgacacctacattatatttattaacccctaatctgccaccccctatgtcgcagcaacctacctacatttagtaacccctaatctgctgccccaacgtcgccgccactataataaacatatttacccctaaaccgccgcactcccgcctcgcaaacattagttaaatattattaacccctaatatgccgtccctaacatcgccaccacctacctacatttattgacccctaatctgccgcccgcaatgtcgccgccacaatattaaatgtattaacccctaaacctaagtctaaccctagccataactaacttaaatataatttaaataaatttaaataaaattcctatcattaactaaataattcttatttaaaactaaatacttacctgtaaaataaatcctaagctagctacaatataactaatagttacattttatctagcgtagggtttatttttattttacaggcaagtttgtatttattttaactaggtagaatagttactaaatagttattaactatttaataactacctagctaaaataaatacaaaagtacctgtaaaataaaacctaacctaagttacactaacacctaacactacactataattaaataacttaattaaatactattaaataaattaaattaaattatctaaagtacaaaaaaacactaaattacagaaaataataaacaaattacagatatttaaactaattacacctaatctaatggccctattaaaataaaaagcccccctcaaaaaaaacaaaaaaccctaacctaaactaaactgccaatagcccttaaaagggccttttgcgggggattgcctcaaagtaatcagctcttttacctgtaaaaaaaaaatacaaacaacccccccccaacagtaaaacccaccacccacacaaccaaccccccaaataaaatactaactaaaaaatcctaagctccccattgccctgaaaagggcattttgatgggcattgcccttaaaagggcagttagctcttttgccacccaaaccctaaactaaaaaaaccccacccaatacacccttaaaaaaacctaacactaaccccttgaagatcgacttaccgggagacgtcttcattcaagccgggccgaagtcctcaacaatgccgggagaagtcttcatccaagaagggcgaagtggtcctccagacgggcagaagtcttcatccagacggcatcttctatcttcatccatccggcgcggagcgggtccatcttcaatacatccgacgtggagcatcctcttcatccgacgactaaagctgaatgaaggtacctttaagtgacgtcatccaagatggcgtcccttagattccagttggctgatagaattctatcagccaatcggaattaaggtaaaaaaaatcctattggctgatgcaatcagccaatgggattgaacttgaatcctattggctgatccaatcagccaataagattgagcttgcattctattggctgattggaacagccaatagaacgtgagctcaatcctattggctgattggatcagccaataggattgaacttaaatcctattggctgattgcatcagccaataggattttttctaccttaattccgattggctgatagaattttatcagccaattggaatctaagggacgccatcttggatgacgtcacttaaaggtaccttcattcagctttagtcatcggatgaagaggatgctccgcgtcggatgtcttgaagatggacccgctccgcgccggatggttgaagatagaagatgccgtctggatgaagacttctgcccatatggaggaccacttcgcccggcttggatgaagacgtctcccggcttcattgcggacttcggcccggcttggataaagacgtctcccggtaagtcgatcttcaggggttagtgttaggtttttttaagggtgtattgggtgggttttctttttaggttagggtttgggtggcaaaacagctaactgcccctttaagggcaatgcccagccatatacccttttcagggcaatggggagcttaggtttttttatttagtattttatttggggggttggttgtgtgggtggtgggttttactgttggggggtgtttgtattttttttacaggtaaaag is a genomic window containing:
- the LOC128640555 gene encoding olfactory receptor-like protein OLF1 → MANFLIILLGCSYPHLHKPMFFFLINLSLSDMCFSSVTLPWAISSLVTQNRSISLAACVLQMYGFLAFTSTEFLLLSAMAYDRYVAICYPLHYSVSMNHRVCLLLAIFSWLLGFADTFPHAWFAFVACYCDSNKLNHFFCDLTALLKLSCTGTSLIEMITYIEGIFLGFGPFFLTLTSYIFIINTIFKIQSSDGRSKAFSTCSSHLIVVMLFYGTTLSIYMRPTSVFSMEANKRVTLAYALTIPLLNPIIYSLRNNELKGALKKFFQCSLDLLLLVVEEVRALLNKVKDEIVTFDTTKGPTLQQDQSENWLNKLTQQLKEYKDYLMAFKNKKLQQVIEDYRERQVYKWTLSPEERQSFRPRQPRHQRVYTRRQLNTVDTSSGSDTDSPRTHEYAGPSTSELHFLGVTTRSSHRKKEEDHIQEGVGLTGRPPRRGRMRRT